TTCATCTTGCGGAAGAGGTCGCCGGGTTGCCGGTAGTGATCGTCGTCGATGCGGTGATCCCAGTGCGCGGCGGCGCCGTCGATCTCGAGCGGCGGTTCGTTGAGGTCGGGCTGGTCCGTCCACTCGCCGCGGCTGTTCGGGAAATAGGTCGGCGTGCGCCCGAGATTGCCGTCGGTTCGCATCGCGCCATCGCGATGGTAGCTGTGATACGGGCATTTCGGCGCGTTGACCGGGATCAGATGATGGTTGACGCCGAGGCGATAGCGCGCCGCGTCACCATAGGAGAACAGCCGTGCCTGCAGCATCTTGTCGGGTGAGAAACCGATGCCGGGGACGACATGGGCCGGCGAGAAGGAGGCCTGCTCGACTTCGGCGAAGACGTTTTCCGGGTTGCGGTTCAGCTCGAAATAGCCGACCTCGATAAGCGGGAAGTCCGCCTTCGGCCAGATCTTGGTCAGGTCGAACGGGTTGAAGGCGAACGCTTTGGCCTGATCGTCGGTCATGACCTGCACGAACATCGTCCAGCGCGGGAAATCGCCGCGTTCGATGCTCTCGAACAGGTCGCGCTGGTGAGTCTCGCGGTCCTTGCCGATGAGGGCTTCAGCCTCGGCGTCCGTCAGGTTTTCGATGCCCTGCTGGGTCCGGAAGTGAAACTTCACCCAGGTGCGCTCATTGGCGGCGTTGATGAAGCTGTAGGTGTGGCTGCCGAACCCGTGCATGTGCCGGAAGCTCTTGGGAATGCCACGTTCGCTCATCACGATGGTGACCTGGTGCAGCGCCTCCGGCAACAGTGTCCAGAAGTCCCAATTGTTGTTGGCGCTGCGCATTCCGGTGCGGGGATCGCGCTTGATCGCATGATTGAGGTCGGGAAAGCGTAAGGGATCGCGGAAGAAGAACACGGGCGTATTGTTGCCCACCATGTCCCAATTGCCTTCCTCGGTGTAGAACTTCAGTGCAAAGCCGCGAATGTCGCGTTCGGCGTCGGCTGCGCCGTGCTCGCCGGCCACCGTCGAGAAGCGCGCGAACATCGGCGTCACCTTGCCGATCTCCGAGAAGATCTTCGCCTTGGTGTAGCCTGAGATGTCATGGGTGACCGTGAAGGTTCCGAAGGCGCCGGATCCCTTGGCGTGCATGCGCCGCTCGGGAATCACCTCGCGATCGA
This genomic stretch from Bradyrhizobium sp. CCGB12 harbors:
- a CDS encoding catalase, whose translation is MSDKRPHLTHATGAPVSDNLNIMTAGRRGPALLQDVWLIEKLAHFDREVIPERRMHAKGSGAFGTFTVTHDISGYTKAKIFSEIGKVTPMFARFSTVAGEHGAADAERDIRGFALKFYTEEGNWDMVGNNTPVFFFRDPLRFPDLNHAIKRDPRTGMRSANNNWDFWTLLPEALHQVTIVMSERGIPKSFRHMHGFGSHTYSFINAANERTWVKFHFRTQQGIENLTDAEAEALIGKDRETHQRDLFESIERGDFPRWTMFVQVMTDDQAKAFAFNPFDLTKIWPKADFPLIEVGYFELNRNPENVFAEVEQASFSPAHVVPGIGFSPDKMLQARLFSYGDAARYRLGVNHHLIPVNAPKCPYHSYHRDGAMRTDGNLGRTPTYFPNSRGEWTDQPDLNEPPLEIDGAAAHWDHRIDDDHYRQPGDLFRKMNAAQRQVLFDNTARAVGAAAVPIQERHIANCTKADPAYGAGVRDALARLVTVRTEAAE